Below is a genomic region from Oceanispirochaeta sp. M1.
CTCTACCCTGTTCTCATTGCTCCGCTGTTCAATAAGTTCACTCCCCTTGAAGACGGGAACCTGAAAACAAGATTGATGGCTCTGGCAGAGCGTTGCGGATTCGGTACAAACGGAATATTTCTAATGGATGGAAGCAGACGTTCGGGTCATAGCAATGCCTATTTCACTGGACTGGGAAAGTTCAGGAGAATAGTTTTGTTTGATACTTTGGTAGAATCCCTGAGTGATGAAGAGCTTGAAGCTGTACTTGCCCATGAGATAGGTCACAACAAGCTCAGGCACATCCCCAAAAGACTTCTGAGCTCAATCCTCATGATTACAGCAGCATTATATATCACAAGCCTCTGCATGAACTGGGAAGCCCTCTACAATGCCTTCTCTTTTGAGGCTCCAGCCTATCATTCAATTCTGATAATTCTGATGTTCTGTTCATCACCCTTTTCATTCTTTCTGTCACCCCTGGGTAATTTCTGGTCCAGAAAACATGAGTATGAGGCCGATGCCTATGCCTGTAATTCAGTAGAGGAAAAATCGGCACTCAAGGGTGCTCTTATGATGCTCAGTAAGGATAATCTTTCCAACCTGACACCACACAGTCTATACAGTGCATTTCATTACAGCCATCCCGCTCTGGCCGAAAGACTGGGGGCCATGAACCTTGAAGGTGATTCGGAAAAGTTGAATCAGACTGAAGAAAAATAATAGAGCCGGTAGTAGAGCAGTCCCCAGTACTCATGGAGTGCTGTGTAACTGTTCTGCAGGGCTCCCATGGAAGGTAGAAAATCAAGAACACTTATTTTCTTTTCATCTACCCTTAAGTCTACGGCTCTAAGTGAGGATATTCTGAAACCGGATGCTTCAAAGCAAAGGGCAGCCCGTTTCAGATGAAATGCAGAGCTTATCAGAATAATATCTCTATACGAGGTTTTTTCTGATGAGTACAAAGCATTTTCATAGGTATTACGGCTCTCTGATTCAAGAATATACATATCTTCAGAGAGTCCGTAGCGTTTCAGGATTATCCGGACACCCTCGGCCTCACCGGGGGCATCCCTGCCCTTAAGAACATTCCCTCCTGTAAACAGCAGGGGCAGCCCAGTCTCTTTCTGCAGCAGTATTGCTTCAAGAAGACGGTCTGCAGTTACATTTGCAGGACTGTTCCGGAGCCGATCGTTTTCATCTTTTTGTACAACGCTGCCTCCCCCCAGAACAACTATTAGTTCAGCTTCACCATAAGCATCCCTCCCAGCTTCCACAGCATAGCTTTCCAGAGGATAGATCAGAGCTTCAGAAATGAACCTGCTGCTTAATAGATAGAAGAACAGTGTAAGACTGAGGAGCAGAAAAAATGGAAATCTTTTTTTACGGATAAAGAAAAGAATAAAAATCATAACAGCCAGAATGAGGCCGGGAGGCATAATAAAGGCTGTTATGATCTTGGAAATATAGAACATCAGGGTACCAGTTTACGGCTTTCCAGATAATATCGTTTCTCTTCAGCTTCTCCGATGGAGAAAGTCTTGCGCGGCATAGGACCACGGCTGCTTATAAACGAGAAGAAGGTGGATTTATTCACAGGGGGAAGATAAAACCCGATATTCCCCTCTTTTTCAGAGAGTTCTCTGAGTACATCATCTCCATGAATATAATCAATTTCAGAAAAAGAACCTTTTTCCATCCATGGATCAAGAAATTTGTGAAAGGCTTCAGAGGCCAGGAATGCTTCCTTATTATCCATAGTTACGACTGAATATTCAGATGCAGTAATCATACCCAGGGCAAATTTACCTTCAGCACTGAGAGACTTAACCTCTCTTACCATATCCTTCTGTGAATCTGCATCTTTGATGGAAACCCCTGGAAAAGCGAGAAGGTCTGTCTTGAAATCATCACTCTTACAGTCGAAAAGAACACGGTGTATAGGATGAAAATGAACACCCGCATCATGAATATTTTCCAGTTCAACCAGAGCATAACGGGAAGGATGATCCATATTACCTGTTTCATCCTTGATTTTATTCCATAACTGTTTGGCGGCACCCAGAGAGTGATTCCCGTCACCTACTGCAAAGAGAAAGTCTCCTGCCTCATTCAGTTCAGTAAAAATTTCAGCCAGGGCTTCCAGATCTTTATCATCTGAGACAAGGGCTCCTGAAAGATGTCCGGCATTGTCTGCCAGATCAAAATCATAGACCTTTTTCAATTCTGATTCTCTCTTCTCCAGATAGGAGAAAAGCTTATTTTCAGAATCATTCAGAAGAACCAGGATATGGGGAAGATCAAGAACAGCATTTTTTCTGATTTCGGCTCTAACAGGAAGGCGTTCCAGTACAGTTCCCTCTGTGGGACGTACTCCGCATTCAGCTCCAATTTCATAGCTGTAGTTTTCCAGATCAAGGGCGACCATTAGGCCGCTTCTTTTAGCAGCATATGGAGTGGATCTGTTCAAGTAAACAAATCCCGTGCCCGCAGGACCAAGGACATCCTTATCAATATATTCTTTCATGGTTTTATTGATTTCAGGAACTCGAACATCCGATTCATCCAGATAGCATTCGGGGAGTATCATGTTCAGTGTACTCTCACGGCCTTCTGTCCGTTTCTTCTCATTCTCCCAGTACTCCCGGTCTGAAGAAAACTGATCACATGCTACAACAGACCAGCTCTGGAGAGAGCCGAATTTCCGGGGCAGAAGTATCTCAGGAATGGCTATACCACAGCCAGCCAGTTTATCTTTATAATTCATCATCATTCCTTATTTTATGCGTCATAAGAGCTATTATTGCAGATAAGGAACCTTGAGGTTGAAACCCTTATAAATTACAAAAGTTTCGATAGCCTCAATGCTGTCCACGGCGGACAGTTCATTCTTAAGAAAGTCCAGCATCTGCCTGTCATCAGCCAGTTCCACAGTCACAATAAGATCAAAACGTCCTGTAACAACGGCAACTGAAATAACACCCGGCAGATTACTGATCTCCTCACCTTTGGCAATATAGTCCATCGAACTGGTACGTATACCGATCATAATGATCTGGAGATCCTCAACCTTATCAGCATCCACATGGCCGCTGATATCAAGAATACCCATCTCTTCCATCCTGCGTACGCGGGAACGGACAGTATTTTCGGTAACTTCAAGCTCTTCAGCAATATTTTTGTATGATTTACGGCCATCCTGCAGTTGTCGCAGGATGCCCTTATTCAACTTATCCATGATTTATCAGGATTTTGCCTTCTGAAATTCTTTCATAAAGTCAACAAGTGCAACAACATCTTCAAGGGGTAGAGAATTGTAAATAGAAGCTCTGCAACCACCTACACTTACATGTCCCTTAAGACCGTACATTTGTCTCTTTTTAGCCTCGGCTACAAATTCTTTCTCAATCTCTTCTGATGCCATAGTAAAAACAACATTCATTTCAGAACGGATTGATGGTTCTACAGGAGAGCGGTAAAAACCGTTGCTGCCGTCGATAGCACCATAAATAAGAGCTGCCTTTTCGGCATTTCTTTTTACTACAGCGTCCAGTCCGCCTGAATCCTTCACTTTCTGAAGTACAAGGCTCATTGCATAAATAGGAAATACAGGGGGGGTATTATAAAGAGAATCCTTTGAAGCATGAATTCTATAATCCAGATAAGCAGTTATTTCAGGATTAACTTTTTCAAGCATATCATCTCTGATAATGACAACTGCAAAACCGCTGGGACCCAGATTCTTCTGTGCTCCGGCATAGATCATGCCGAATTTTTCAAATGGAATCGGTCGACTCATAATATCACTGGACATATCGCAGATAATAGGAACATCTCCTGTATCGGGCCAGTCTTTCCACTGAATTCCACCAATAGTTTCATTGGAAGTCATATGAAGATATGAAGCATCTTTACTTACTTTTAAAGTTGAAGCATCCGGCAGTGAAGAATAGTTATCATCTTTACCGTCAAAAAGTACATTTACCTTTCCAAGTTTCACCGCATCAGAATAAGCTTTCTTAGACCAGGCACCTGTGAGAGTAAAATCACAGCTTCTTCCATCACTTAAAAAATTCATGGGAATCATTGAAAACTGCATGGTGGCGCCGCCGCCGATAAACAGAACCTTGAAATTATCCGGAACACTGAATATCTCTTTGAAAAGATTAATTGCATTGTAGTGTACTTCACTGTATTCAGGCGATCGGTGGCTTGTTTCCATCAACGACAAACCAGATCCCTTATAATCAACCATTTCCTTCTGAATCTCTTCCAGTACAGATACGGGCAGAACAGAAGGTCCTGCATAAAAATTCCTTGCGTGACCCATTTAAAAACTCCTTAATTTTTTCATTTATTATGACTTCTCAAGCAGAGGTAGTAATGTTGCTTAAACAGTCTATTGATCAGAATATCACCAGTGGTCAAATGAAACTACTCTATCCATAGGAAGTCTGATCTCACGATCTCCGTTTTTTTCAGTTTTTCCAATTAATAGCATCATAAGCACCTTCATGGAATAGGGTATTGTAAGTATTTTTTTGATTTCATCTTCTCTATATGTTGTGATAACTGATGACCCTAAGCCTTCATGCTCCGCCTGAAGCATCATAAAGGATATGGCAAAACTGAGATCTACTGGATAGGAAAGTTCACCGTTAGGCATACGGTAGCCTATATTCGTGGTGCAGGCAGCGATGGCAACGGGAGCCTGGCTAAAACGTTCATCACCATAGGCGCTGTCCTTGATTTTCTCTTTTAAAAGAGGATCCCTGAGGACAATAAAACGCCAAGGCTGTCTGTTTTTAGCTGAGGGAGCTATACGTCCTGCATTCAGAATATTCTGTAATGATTCTTCCGGTATTGGGGTCTCCAGGAAAGAATCCGCTGAGACTCGATTCAATATTTCGGACATTATTTCCATTCGCCCATAATAACATGAATGTGAAAAATAAATAAAGTTTATTGACGATTAGCATGTCTTTTTCCTATTCTAAGGATATGCCTAGAGCTTTATTGATCCTGACCTTCCTGATTCTTATACCAATCTCACTGTTTTCAGAAACATTGCAGCCCGATACTCTGGATTTATTCCACAGAACCGAAGCGCTGATTTATTCAATGGATCAACGCAGTGAAGGATCTGATGAAGAGCAGGCGGTTTTTTCATTCATTGAAGATTATCTGATCTCAAAAGATATATCCTTTGAGAAACAGTCTCTTGATGATGTTGAAGACAGACACTCCTTTTCCCAAAACCTTATCGTGAGGATTCCCGGGATAATTGAGGATGAATTTATCATTGCAGCGGCTGTGGACTCCTATGAAGAGAGCGGAAAAACGGCGATGAATCCCGCACTGGCTCTCAGTTTTATCAATGAATGGAGTGAAAGAAAGCCGGCCCTGAGTCTGACATTCATATTTACAAGCGGTGATACTATCTCCAGAGGATTCCTGGGCTCTCATAACTTTCTGAACAATTACAGCTTCAGCAATCCAGCGGCCCTTCTCTATCTGAATCTCAGTGACAACAAAATGCTACCTGAAATTTTCGGGAGCATGGAATACCTGAATACACCTGAATGGTTTATGGAGGAGAATCGGGAGGCTCTGCAGCAGGCGGGACTGGAATACCGGATCGACAGTACGGCTCTTTTGATCAACAGAGCCGGTCTGGATACAAAACAGCTGGCCTTCAGTGAGTTTTTAAATGAGGACATCCCTTCAATCAGTCTACTTTCCAGCAGCCTTGAGGGAACGGATATTGATGCCAATCCGGGTCAATATTTTCAGTACCTGCATAATATGCTTACTCAACTTGCCGGGGGAATACCAGAGACGTGGGAAAATCATTATATCTATGTCGGCCTCCGGAGAGATGTTCTATTCCATATAAGTGAAATTCAGGTACTGCTGTTTTTCATGATAGCTGTCAGTTTCAGTATGCTGTTTCCCCTTTTTCAAGAGAGACGGATCTCACTCAATTTCAAAAAGTTCAGAAAGCAGCTTTGGACGATTCCTGTTATCATCTTTCTATGTTTCCTTTTCTTTATGCTCACTACCCTGATGCTTGAAGAGCTTCTCCTATTTCTCGAATATAAATTTATCTGGGAACTTTATCCTCTCTACTTTTTTTTACTGAAAGGTTCAGGAGCCATTTTTCTCTCCATTCTTTTTATCAATGTGATGAGAGGCCTCCCTTTTCCCAGAAATCCTCATTTCTACTCCTATATTGCCTTTATTATCTCCCTGATAAATCTTGTAATTGTTTTGTTTATCAGTATCTCCTTTACACCTATCATGCTCTTGAGTCTGATCTCAGTATTTCTATTTGTATCTTTCAGAAATAAATCGTTGAAGCGCCTCTTCATGATTCTTTCAATACTGCCTCAATTTCTTGTACTGATTTTTCTATTCAGCAGGGATTATACGGGAGTTTACGAATTTTTCATCCTTTCAAGGGTCAGAGGAAACTGGCTTCTCACCTTTTTGACACTCCCCTTTATCTGTCAGCTCTCGAGTCTCAGCTTCTATCATCATCATTACGATAAGAGCAGACAGGAGGCGAAAACAGCGCTTATGACATTTACATTGGGACTGTCTACGGCTTTCCTTATCTATTATTCAGCACAGCTGAACCCATATGACAAGGGATATCTGCAGATAGTACAGCTTGAAGATGTGATGAATCTGGATAGAAATATAAGGGAGCTCAGCCTCAGCAGTACTGATGATATGGGCTCCGGTTTTATTATTCATAATGATAAGGTTATTCCCCTTGAAGACGGAGGAGAAAATCTGAGGATTCAGGGAGATGTAATCGAATCATCCCTTGAAACGATATGGGAGAGTAATGAGTTTCTGGACCGCCGCCTCATAGACCTCACAATTGAATCCCTCCTTGAACCGGAGGAGATAATTCTTGAACTTAAATCGGATGCCCCCCTTGTACTCTATGACTGTCCTTTTCCATATGAGATACAGCCGGATCTAAGGTCAGGTAGAATCTATATAGGACTGAATCCCCCCATGCCTCTTAATATTCCTCTGGTCTTCTCAAAAAACTCCAAACCTGATCTTCTAATAACTGCTCTTAAGGGAAATTCCACTTATGATCTGGTTCTGGATAAAGAGGATATAGACATAAAAAAACGTACGATCATTAAGAAGACAATCCGTTTTGATGAATTTATCAGGGATAAAACTGAATCTCAGTAGGTCATTTTCAGTAACCTTCTATATAGAGACCTCTTTTAATCTTCTTTGTAGGAGTCTTTTCAAAAGCTTCTGTTCTATATTTGAAATTAACAATTCTTGAACTGACAGGAAGTTTCTGATTCAGATCTTTTCTTATCTGCTCCATCTCATCCAGAAAATTCTGATCCTCTGTTGAGGAATAAACTGATAGATTTTCCTGATCCGGATAAACAAGAGCCGTGAGCTTATCATCATCCAGATAAACAATGGATTCTTCAACCAGAGAATAGGATGCCAGTATGATTTCGATTACTTCGGGATAGATATTTTCTCCCGAACTCCCGATAATTACATTTTTGCTCCGGCCCCTGATAAACAGATAGCCATCGTCGTCTACAAATCCCCTGTCACCCGTTTTGAAGAAACCGTCGTCAGTAAATACTGCCGCTGTCTCTTCAGGAAGTCTGTAATAGCCCTTCATGATCTGGGGACCTTTCACTTCGATATCACCCGTGCCGTCACTGTCAGGATTTGTTATCCTCAGTTCAGTATCCAGGACAGCCTTCCCTACGGAACCGAATCGGGCGTCCTGCAATGAAGAAAAAGTTATCAGAGGTGATGTTTCGCTTAGGCCGTAACCCAGAACATAGGGTATTTTCCCCTCAACCATAAAGGTCTCGACCTGAGTGCTGAAGTTGGCGCCTCCGATAATAATACATTTAAGTTTTCCTCCGAAATAATCCAGTACCCCCTTGCCTGCAACTCTGTAAAAGCCTTTACGTGCCAGAGAAGAGTGTTCAATCGCCCATTTAAGAACTTTTTTTGATTCAATCAGGGGAGTAATTTTTTTCTGAAAAATCTTTTCAAATATCAGAGGCACTCCTCCCAGGATTGTGGGTCTTACTTTTTGAAAAACAATCTGAAGGTATTCAGGAGTAGGCTTTCTTTTAAGAAAACAGATTCTGGGACCTTTATACATGGTGGAGAGAAATGCTGATGTTGATCCGAAAGAGTGAGCCATGGGCAGCAGGGAGAGCAGAATACCCTGTTCATCAAAACAGTCATCAATCAGGTCTGTTCCCAGATACAGATTGGTAACCAGATTATTATGTGTCAGCATTACAGCTTTAGAGTGGCCTGTTGTACCAGATGTATAGAGAAGTTCAGCTACATCCGATGGTTCTACAGGATAACAGCCATATTCATCAGCCTTATAATCGACATATCCATTATCATCACTGAAAGCAGTTATAGCGGGTCTGTTCTTTATCTTTTTCCCCTTATCCAGAACTTCAAGGTCATCCAGTGAAAACAGAAGCATATCTTTTAATGAAGGGAATCCTTCCTTTTTTTTGTATGAGGGAGCAATAAATGCTGCTGCCGCCCCGGAATCTTTAATTATATGATCCATATCAGTTGCAGGGAAATCCTCCATAACAGGAACAACGACTAAACCGGCAGACATTATAGACATAAAGGCAATAGCCCAGTTGGGAGAAGCGGGACCAAGCAGAATAACAGCATCTGCCTTGAGAAGTCCGCTATTCGCCATTTTCTGACGTAATTTTTCAACTCTGACTCCATACTCTCCATAAGTGATGGGTTCATCATCTACGAAGTAGAGAAAAGGTCGTTTTTCGTATTTATTTAATATTTCTTTGTGAAATTCCTCGATTGTATTCTTAGTTAATTTGAAAGGCATAAAGTACTCCTTTTTACAACTATTATTATACATACCATGGGTGTAACATCAATAATAAAT
It encodes:
- a CDS encoding M48 family metallopeptidase yields the protein MSPTMILTLFVVLYIAEFIASWMLSVMNMNSIILNKDEVPAVFSSSIDPENYKKSVDYSLVKGRFSLISSAWSFIFLLLIILIGFPGMLENFLLGFLHEGTLFSIIYIFVFSMIFSAASLPLSFYSQFVIEQNFGFNKTSLSLYFTDSLKQSALSVVLMTPMLWGLFFFMEKTGAFWWLYASGFIVAFQLIVLLLYPVLIAPLFNKFTPLEDGNLKTRLMALAERCGFGTNGIFLMDGSRRSGHSNAYFTGLGKFRRIVLFDTLVESLSDEELEAVLAHEIGHNKLRHIPKRLLSSILMITAALYITSLCMNWEALYNAFSFEAPAYHSILIILMFCSSPFSFFLSPLGNFWSRKHEYEADAYACNSVEEKSALKGALMMLSKDNLSNLTPHSLYSAFHYSHPALAERLGAMNLEGDSEKLNQTEEK
- a CDS encoding YdcF family protein; this translates as MFYISKIITAFIMPPGLILAVMIFILFFIRKKRFPFFLLLSLTLFFYLLSSRFISEALIYPLESYAVEAGRDAYGEAELIVVLGGGSVVQKDENDRLRNSPANVTADRLLEAILLQKETGLPLLFTGGNVLKGRDAPGEAEGVRIILKRYGLSEDMYILESESRNTYENALYSSEKTSYRDIILISSAFHLKRAALCFEASGFRISSLRAVDLRVDEKKISVLDFLPSMGALQNSYTALHEYWGLLYYRLYYFSSV
- a CDS encoding DUF1015 domain-containing protein; its protein translation is MNYKDKLAGCGIAIPEILLPRKFGSLQSWSVVACDQFSSDREYWENEKKRTEGRESTLNMILPECYLDESDVRVPEINKTMKEYIDKDVLGPAGTGFVYLNRSTPYAAKRSGLMVALDLENYSYEIGAECGVRPTEGTVLERLPVRAEIRKNAVLDLPHILVLLNDSENKLFSYLEKRESELKKVYDFDLADNAGHLSGALVSDDKDLEALAEIFTELNEAGDFLFAVGDGNHSLGAAKQLWNKIKDETGNMDHPSRYALVELENIHDAGVHFHPIHRVLFDCKSDDFKTDLLAFPGVSIKDADSQKDMVREVKSLSAEGKFALGMITASEYSVVTMDNKEAFLASEAFHKFLDPWMEKGSFSEIDYIHGDDVLRELSEKEGNIGFYLPPVNKSTFFSFISSRGPMPRKTFSIGEAEEKRYYLESRKLVP
- the serC gene encoding phosphoserine transaminase; amino-acid sequence: MGHARNFYAGPSVLPVSVLEEIQKEMVDYKGSGLSLMETSHRSPEYSEVHYNAINLFKEIFSVPDNFKVLFIGGGATMQFSMIPMNFLSDGRSCDFTLTGAWSKKAYSDAVKLGKVNVLFDGKDDNYSSLPDASTLKVSKDASYLHMTSNETIGGIQWKDWPDTGDVPIICDMSSDIMSRPIPFEKFGMIYAGAQKNLGPSGFAVVIIRDDMLEKVNPEITAYLDYRIHASKDSLYNTPPVFPIYAMSLVLQKVKDSGGLDAVVKRNAEKAALIYGAIDGSNGFYRSPVEPSIRSEMNVVFTMASEEIEKEFVAEAKKRQMYGLKGHVSVGGCRASIYNSLPLEDVVALVDFMKEFQKAKS
- a CDS encoding nitroreductase family protein produces the protein MEIMSEILNRVSADSFLETPIPEESLQNILNAGRIAPSAKNRQPWRFIVLRDPLLKEKIKDSAYGDERFSQAPVAIAACTTNIGYRMPNGELSYPVDLSFAISFMMLQAEHEGLGSSVITTYREDEIKKILTIPYSMKVLMMLLIGKTEKNGDREIRLPMDRVVSFDHW
- a CDS encoding Zn-dependent exopeptidase M28 gives rise to the protein MPRALLILTFLILIPISLFSETLQPDTLDLFHRTEALIYSMDQRSEGSDEEQAVFSFIEDYLISKDISFEKQSLDDVEDRHSFSQNLIVRIPGIIEDEFIIAAAVDSYEESGKTAMNPALALSFINEWSERKPALSLTFIFTSGDTISRGFLGSHNFLNNYSFSNPAALLYLNLSDNKMLPEIFGSMEYLNTPEWFMEENREALQQAGLEYRIDSTALLINRAGLDTKQLAFSEFLNEDIPSISLLSSSLEGTDIDANPGQYFQYLHNMLTQLAGGIPETWENHYIYVGLRRDVLFHISEIQVLLFFMIAVSFSMLFPLFQERRISLNFKKFRKQLWTIPVIIFLCFLFFMLTTLMLEELLLFLEYKFIWELYPLYFFLLKGSGAIFLSILFINVMRGLPFPRNPHFYSYIAFIISLINLVIVLFISISFTPIMLLSLISVFLFVSFRNKSLKRLFMILSILPQFLVLIFLFSRDYTGVYEFFILSRVRGNWLLTFLTLPFICQLSSLSFYHHHYDKSRQEAKTALMTFTLGLSTAFLIYYSAQLNPYDKGYLQIVQLEDVMNLDRNIRELSLSSTDDMGSGFIIHNDKVIPLEDGGENLRIQGDVIESSLETIWESNEFLDRRLIDLTIESLLEPEEIILELKSDAPLVLYDCPFPYEIQPDLRSGRIYIGLNPPMPLNIPLVFSKNSKPDLLITALKGNSTYDLVLDKEDIDIKKRTIIKKTIRFDEFIRDKTESQ
- a CDS encoding Lrp/AsnC family transcriptional regulator; the protein is MDKLNKGILRQLQDGRKSYKNIAEELEVTENTVRSRVRRMEEMGILDISGHVDADKVEDLQIIMIGIRTSSMDYIAKGEEISNLPGVISVAVVTGRFDLIVTVELADDRQMLDFLKNELSAVDSIEAIETFVIYKGFNLKVPYLQ
- a CDS encoding AMP-binding protein, yielding MPFKLTKNTIEEFHKEILNKYEKRPFLYFVDDEPITYGEYGVRVEKLRQKMANSGLLKADAVILLGPASPNWAIAFMSIMSAGLVVVPVMEDFPATDMDHIIKDSGAAAAFIAPSYKKKEGFPSLKDMLLFSLDDLEVLDKGKKIKNRPAITAFSDDNGYVDYKADEYGCYPVEPSDVAELLYTSGTTGHSKAVMLTHNNLVTNLYLGTDLIDDCFDEQGILLSLLPMAHSFGSTSAFLSTMYKGPRICFLKRKPTPEYLQIVFQKVRPTILGGVPLIFEKIFQKKITPLIESKKVLKWAIEHSSLARKGFYRVAGKGVLDYFGGKLKCIIIGGANFSTQVETFMVEGKIPYVLGYGLSETSPLITFSSLQDARFGSVGKAVLDTELRITNPDSDGTGDIEVKGPQIMKGYYRLPEETAAVFTDDGFFKTGDRGFVDDDGYLFIRGRSKNVIIGSSGENIYPEVIEIILASYSLVEESIVYLDDDKLTALVYPDQENLSVYSSTEDQNFLDEMEQIRKDLNQKLPVSSRIVNFKYRTEAFEKTPTKKIKRGLYIEGY